Sequence from the Pelagibius sp. CAU 1746 genome:
TGCCGCAGCAAGGGAGGCCTTGTGAAGGCGAAGTGCCAATGGGGGAAGCCGGCGGCAAGCGCCAGCACCCACTGTTCCAGGCGATCGTAATGCGGATTGCCTCCACCGCCGAAACTAACGAGGCAGACGGGCCCGTCTTGCGGCAACCCCAGTCGCTGCCGCGCTTCGGCACGCGGCAGCAGATCGTTCTTCGTGCGGACCAGGACCGGCCCGACCCAGTGAAGCGGGAGGCCGCGCGGGATCGGCAGGTCGATCTCCGCTTCGCCATAGGGCGCGAGAAGAGCGTGAAAGTGGCTCAGGGATTCCTGGTATTCCCAATGCGGCAGCGTTCGGCTGACTTCTCTCGCGATGAGAAACCGGTAGCACGGCAGCCGCAGCGCCATGGCCAGTTCGCCGTGCAGGCCGATGGGGAAGGTGTCCAGAACGACGGCCTGCGGACGAAAGTTGGTCAGCACCGTATGAGCGAGAGCCGCCGCCAGCCACTGTCGGGATTCTTCATCCAGGTAGCGCTGCTCGGCGGGCAAGTGAGGCTGCGATGCCGGGATTTTGATGCTGGCGAAACCTTCGGCCGCGATGAGATGGGTCGCCTCGGAGTAGGTGAGGATAAGATGCTCGTCGTTGGGCCGTAGACGCCGCAGCTCGCGCGCCAACCCGAGCTGGCGCGAGACATGGCCCAGCCCCCATCCGTCTTGTGCCACGAAAAGCCAGCGCATGAGTCCTCAGCTGTCCCGATGCCGTGGTGAGGGTGCCTGTAGCTACGACCTGGCCTTGGCGCGCGTCTTGGCGGGCTTGGAGCGGCCGGCCTTCTTCGCTCCGGCCTTCTTCGCGGTAGTCTTCTTCGACGACGCCTTTTTCGAAGCGGCTTTCTTCGCGGTTCCGGCGCCCGCCGCCTTCTTGGCGTTTGCGCCCTTCGGCAGGCGATAGCTCGGCACGCCGGCTTTGCCGCCCGCGGCGGGCCGCTTGCCGCCGATCAGGTTTTCGATCAGCTTGAACTGTTCGGCCAGGCATCTTTCCAGTTCGTAGTTCTGCTCGACTGTTTGGCGCGCTTTCTTGCGCATCGCCGCCATGCGGTCCTTATGGTCGAGCACCTCGTCGACACGGTCGGCGATCGCGGTGTGATCGAAGAAGTCGAACAGCAGGCCGTTGACCCCATCCTTGATGACCTCGGTGACCGGCGGCGTGCTGGAGGCAACCAAGGCGCAGCCCGCCGACATGGCTTCCAGCATCGACCAGGAGAGGACGAAGGGGAAGGTCAGGTAGACGTGCACGCCCGAAACCTTGATGACATTCAGGTAGGTGCTGTACGGCACGCGCCCGAGGAAG
This genomic interval carries:
- a CDS encoding glycosyltransferase, with protein sequence MRWLFVAQDGWGLGHVSRQLGLARELRRLRPNDEHLILTYSEATHLIAAEGFASIKIPASQPHLPAEQRYLDEESRQWLAAALAHTVLTNFRPQAVVLDTFPIGLHGELAMALRLPCYRFLIAREVSRTLPHWEYQESLSHFHALLAPYGEAEIDLPIPRGLPLHWVGPVLVRTKNDLLPRAEARQRLGLPQDGPVCLVSFGGGGNPHYDRLEQWVLALAAGFPHWHFAFTRPPLLRQAQRPPGPGNVSHFAYFPMAECYAAFDTAISSTGSSAYELAHMGVPSILVPSTSPQQIEDHLQKARRILGQNGGFIVSAMDSEALASAFAAMDTPARLSAMKEDRAKLNFQNGAERAAGILADRVTRPR